The Onthophagus taurus isolate NC chromosome 2, IU_Otau_3.0, whole genome shotgun sequence genome includes a window with the following:
- the LOC111415987 gene encoding myb-like protein X produces MFEHSVKVPRLYKTAAKIAKEVVENNGSLKTLIYDQKHANIKALYALTLNCIKYAKQLDVALNKTEMLTKEPRLDAWLAKVLITELLWGKGRLPPGSKPVETILSYQSMLSDLTFALKEIDRNPVTVSKPRYVRVNTLLMSVNEAVDRFRDDGWILVNFMDTKNYDGFLDKVANLQPDQFMVDIHIKELLIFPPNTEFHNHKAYKDGLIFLQDKASCLAVHLLDPKPENTVLDLCAAPGMKTSYVACKMENKGTIYAVDVNSKRLDIIEELMNKSGINCVELMHKDLMTVNESCCPNVEYILVDPTCSGTGMTDRFDAPKIDEVDKSRIEQLFGFQVLALKRALRHFPHAKRVVYSTCSLISDENERVVREVIINCSVFKLVDLRTLMPNWKNFGSDDYGEIGKRCLYARPEDDRTNGFFVAVFERLKPGEINEFLERNQIKDEEVKEKTNTLKKDSLQKEKKTKKSSSNIDSVSNKSEVKRAEKKAKKKKTGTSTENEIESVQENSLTNGVTNNEEEKDLSSTTKKKKSKKRHSEDENSKLDEEKKKKKKSSKTVKSKKDSKERVETVKNEEDSKENDNKGGDEDNLGHELREAVNNLFDGPQAYKFIENKMKKKKKLLSENKISVPIKENIEEETKEEVNESVKKEKKAKKTSQNQEISDDTKNIKKKKPKNDEIKNKNIESVDDDVKETLRRKKNLAKKSIDTFLMSHIALGTDSEEANSLKKDEDGSQKKHKRKKIENLQDETQNNVSEDSKIEDTSVSNIESDPLKEMKKKKRRSSAMEESNNEPVNESSKKKVNDTSFSDNLLPVSKKDGSSKKKKSKTSKEEVGLVNDDKSEHEVKKGKEDMEVNEKVKRRKLTEIFELTELILSNEKGMKNPKKKIKE; encoded by the exons ATGTTCGAACATTCAGTTAAAGTTCCCCGATTATATAAAACGGCCGCTAAAATTGCGAAAGAAGTCGTTGAAAATAACGGAAGCTTAAAAACATTGATTTATGATCAAAAACATGCG AATATCAAAGCTCTTTATGCGTTaactttaaattgtattaaatatgCTAAACAACTTGATGTGGCgttaaataaaacagaaatgtTAACAAAAGAACCCCGTTTAGATGCCTGGCTGGCAAAGGTGTTGATTACGGAATTGTTGTGGGGAAAAGGAAGGCTTCCCCCTGGGAGTAAACCTGTTGAAACCATACTTTCTTATCAATCAATGCTTAGTGATCTCACCTTTGCTTTAAAAGAGATTGATAGAAATCCAGTAacag tttctaAACCAAGATATGTAAGAGTAAACACTTTGTTAATGTCTGTAAACGAAGCTGTAGACAGATTTCGTGATGATGGATGGATTCTTGTAAATTTTATGGacacaaaaaattatgatgGGTTCCTTGACAAGGTGGCTAATTTACAACCAGATCAATTCATGGTTGATATACACATTAAAGAGTTGCTAATTTTTCCACCAAATACAGAATTCCATAACCATAAGGCGTACAAAGATGGATTAATATTCTTACAGGATAAA GCAAGTTGTTTAGCTGTACACCTTCTGGATCCAAAACCGGAAAATACAGTTTTAGACTTATGCGCAGCACCCGGAATGAAAACTTCTTACGTTGCCTgtaaaatggaaaataaagGAACAATTTACGCTGTTGATGTGAATTCGAAACGTTTAGATATTATCGAGGAATTGATGAACAAATCCGGCATAAATTGTGTTGAATTGATGCACAAAGATCTTATGACTGTGAATGAATCCTGTTGTCCGAATGTCGAATATATTCTTGTAGATCCAACTTGTTCGGGAACTGGAATGACCGATCGATTTGACGCACCGAAAATAGATGAAGTCGACAAAAGTCGAATAGAACAATTATTTGGTTTCCAAGTGTTAGCGTTAAAACGTGCTCTTAGGCATTTTCCCCACGCAAAACGCGTCGTTTATTCAACGTGTTCCTTGATTAGCGACGAAAACGAACGAGTCGTTCGCgaagttataattaattgtaGCGTTTTTAAATTGGTCGACCTTCGAACATTGATGccaaattggaaaaattttggaaGCGATGATTATGGAGAAATCGGGAAAAGATGTTTGTACGCTAGACCAGAAGATGATCGAACGAATGGATTTTTCGTTGCCGTCTTTGAAAGGTTGAAACCCGGTGAGATTAACGAATTCTTAGAACGTAATCaaataaaagatgaagaagtTAAGGAAAAAACTAACACACTTAAGAAGGATAGTTTacaaaaagagaagaaaactaaaaagtCTTCTTCGAATATCGATTCCGTTTCAAACAAAAGTGAAGTAAAACGAGCTGAGAAAAAAGCCAAGAAGAAAAAGACGGGAACAAGTACAGAAAATGAAATAGAATCGGTTCAAGAGAATTCATTGACTAACGGAGTAACTAAtaacgaagaagaaaaagatttgTCTTCtacaactaagaagaaaaaatcaaaaaaacgacACAGCGAAGATGAAAATTCAAAACTTGACgaagagaagaagaagaagaaaaaatcgagTAAGActgtaaaatctaaaaaagatTCTAAAGAACGTGTCGAAACtgttaaaaatgaagaggattccaaagaaaatgataacaaAGGTGGTGATGAAGACAATCTGGGCCATGAATTAAGAGAAGCCGTCAATAATTTATTCGATGGCCCACAAGCTTATAAATTTatcgaaaataaaatgaaaaagaaaaaaaagcttttatcagaaaacaaaatttcggttccaattaaagaaaatattgaagaagaaacTAAAGAAGAAGTGAATGAATCCgttaagaaagaaaagaaagcaAAGAAAACCTCCCAAAACCAAGAAATTTCCGACgatactaaaaatattaagaagaagaaaccaaaaaatgatgaaatcaaaaataaaaacattgaaagTGTTGACGATGATGTTAAAGAAACATTACGacgaaaaaagaatttagCGAAAAAATCAATTGATACGTTTTTAATGAGTCACATCGCTTTAGGAACTGATTCTGAAGAAGCGAATTCATTGAAAAAAGATGAAGATGGATCGCAAAAGAAGCACAAAcgaaagaaaattgaaaacttgCAAGATGAAACTCAAAATAACGTCAGTGAAGattcaaaaattgaagataCAAGTGTAAGTAATATTGAAAGCGATCCacttaaagaaatgaaaaagaaaaagcgaCGATCATCAGCAATGGAAGAATCTAACAATGAGCCTGTTAATGAAAGTAGTAAAAAGAAAGTGAACGAtactagttttagtgataattTGTTACCAGTTTCGAAAAAAGACGGTTcatcaaagaaaaagaaaagtaaaacTTCAAAGGAAGAAGTTGGTTTGGTGAATGATGACAAATCTGAGCATGAAGTAAAAAAAGGAAAGGAGGATATGGAAGTAAACGAAAAAGTTAAACGAAGAAAACTTACTGAAATATTTGAATTGACTGAATTGATACTTTCTAATGAAAAAGGGATGAAAAACcctaagaaaaaaattaaggaataa
- the LOC111415980 gene encoding uncharacterized protein codes for MELLKRNTKDYVQRILILNVDSEISLDKNKEMFRKSKDFSFKDVAIMNDETIFIYNEYFDYINEFQLIDDRIIEKVEKSFKTFNFNQRKVSGVVTQSIPITYLEKNGEVKGLDSKFMIFLSQVLNAKIEIIYSTLFGSKESNGTITGSFRLLYDKSTDAIFSQIFIKNYYIDEFTFTESIDSDKLCVVVPKLGRKPKWIALFSTFTLKVWIFLLISFLTTIASLYYLRKLNHLTTPEQNRSRNSHDYDFKPFTVVTDTFHIYFNIPKAAFSRRTHEKLIMSINLLFILIASTAFQSSLSTVLTTPKYYNNFKTLEELSVTNALISTHSKSLSDTFQAYNQSYMKKLNENLIVLPYNIPNYSNFLARLTKTKFEMNNQAKIGMISIHTIPECPQKYLLAFVVRRDSLILQEINYVIRGALEGGFYNKWYRDIVGDDLKSIQDVQIRPFTVIDLQTAFYVLFIGYCSSIIAFLLEIYKKEA; via the coding sequence ATGGAgcttttaaaaagaaatacgaAAGATTACGTACAACgaatattaattcttaacgTTGATTCGGAAATTTCACTCGATAAGAACAAAGAAATGTTTCGAAAATcaaaagatttttcttttaaagacGTAGCTATTATGAATGatgaaacaatatttatttacaacgaATATTTCGATTACATCAACGAATTCCAATTAATAGATGATAGGATAATAGAAAAAGtcgaaaaatcctttaaaacttttaattttaaccaaaGAAAAGTGTCAGGAGTGGTCACTCAAAGTATTCCAATAACTTATCTCGAGAAAAACGGAGAAGTTAAAGGTTTAGATTCAAAATTCATGATATTTCTATCGCAAGTTTTAAACGCTAAGatcgaaataatttattcgaCATTATTTGGAAGTAAAGAATCGAACGGAACAATAACGGGATCTTTTAGATTATTGTATGATAAAAGCACCGACGCAATTTTCagtcaaattttcataaaaaactattatatCGACGAATTTACATTCACCGAAAGCATCGATAGCGATAAATTATGCGTTGTCGTACCGAAATTGGGGCGAAAACCAAAATGGATCGCATTATTTTCAACGTTTACGTTAAAAgtttggatttttttattaatttcgtttttaacgACAATCGCaagtttgtattatttaagaaaattaaaccaCTTAACAACACCCGAACAAAACCGATCGAGAAATAGTCACGATTACGATTTTAAACCGTTTACAGTCGTCACAGACACGTTCCACATATACTTTAACATTCCAAAAGCAGCATTTTCACGGAGAACTcacgaaaaattaataatgtcgattaatttgttgtttattttgattGCTTCAACTGCGTTTCAAAGCTCATTATCGACTGTTTTAACAACTCCAaagtattataataattttaaaacattagaAGAATTATCAGTTACTAACGCTTTAATTTCAACTCATTCGAAATCTTTAAGTGATACTTTTCAGGCGTATAATCAATcttatatgaaaaaattaaacgaaaacttAATAGTTTTACCTTATAACATTCCGAATTATAGTAATTTTTTAGCTAGATTGACTAAGACTAAATTTGAAATGAATAATCAAGCTAAAATCGGCATGATATCGATTCATACTATACCGGAATGCCCGCAAAAGTATTTATTAGCATTTGTTGTTCGAAGAGATTCTTTAATATTGCAAGAGATTAATTATGTAATTCGAGGTGCTTTGGAGGGTGGGTTTTATAACAAGTGGTACAGAGATATCGTTGGGgatgatttaaaatcaattcaaGATGTACAAATTCGTCCTTTTACTGTTATTGATTTACAAACCGCtttttatgtactttttatTGGGTATTGTTCGTCGATTATTGCGTTTTTActagaaatttataaaaaagaagcttGA